The following nucleotide sequence is from Candidatus Planktophila sp..
GCTCCAATACTTGCATTGCTTGTGCACAGTTTTAATTAAGACACATGAGTTAAAAAGTTGAAGCGTCAATCACAAATCTATATTTAACATCACTGGCAACGGTTCGCTCGTACGCAACATTGGCATAATCTGCAGAAATTACTTCAACATCACTCACAATTGAATGTTGGCCGCAAAAATCAAGCATCTCCTGCATCTCTGGAATTCCACCTATCATCGATCCAGCGATTCGGCGGCGACCATCAAGAAGAGAACCTACGTTGACACCGTAAGGTTTACCTGGCAGTCCAATGACAACGAGTGTGCCATCCAATTTGAGAAGATTCAGATATACGTTAATATCCAATTCGGCGCTCACTGTATTCAGTATCAAGTCAAAGGTTTTATACAGTGGTTTCAAGAGCGATGTATCTTTAGTAACAACAAAGTGATCAGCACCCATTGCTCTTGCATCGCTCTCTTTGTCGGGAGAGTGTGAAAAGACTGTAACTTCAGCGCCCATTGCATGTGCAAACTTAACTCCCATGTGGCCAAGACCGCCTAAACCCATCACGCCTATTTTCATCCCAGGACCGGCGCCCCATGTACGAAGCGGCGAGTACAAAGTTATCCCAGCACACAAAAGTGGAGCCACTCCAGAAAGTGGGAGATTTGAGGGTATATGTACTGCATAATCTTGATCAATGATGAAGCTATTTGCATAACCACCATAAGCAACGCTCGTACCATCACGCTCGAGAGTGTTATATGTACCGGTCATTCCCTCTTCACAATATTGCTGTAACCCTTGTAAGCAGCTAGTGCACACTCGACATGAATCGATAAAGA
It contains:
- a CDS encoding NAD(P)-dependent alcohol dehydrogenase, with product MKSRGLAAITPSALLTPFEFERRDLGANDVVLDISFTGICHSDIHQVRQEWGPAIFPMVPGHEIAGVVTSVGDSVTKFAVGDLIGVGVFIDSCRVCTSCLQGLQQYCEEGMTGTYNTLERDGTSVAYGGYANSFIIDQDYAVHIPSNLPLSGVAPLLCAGITLYSPLRTWGAGPGMKIGVMGLGGLGHMGVKFAHAMGAEVTVFSHSPDKESDARAMGADHFVVTKDTSLLKPLYKTFDLILNTVSAELDINVYLNLLKLDGTLVVIGLPGKPYGVNVGSLLDGRRRIAGSMIGGIPEMQEMLDFCGQHSIVSDVEVISADYANVAYERTVASDVKYRFVIDASTF